Proteins from a single region of Weeksella virosa DSM 16922:
- a CDS encoding FAD-binding oxidoreductase has protein sequence MIHPTKKPVSNWGNYPEIIAKEYTPQTIEEIQEVLAQEPTIIARGNGRCYGDASLQDTLLSTKRLNYFIDFDRDNGIIECESGVLLSEIIEVIIPEGFFIAVTPGTKFITVGGAIASDVHGKNHHVDGCFSEHVLYFDLMIENGEVLRCSREENAAYFWATIGGMGLTGIILSARFQLKKIETAYIQQEAIQAQNLDEMYQLIDESESWTYTVAWIDCLQKGKNLGKGLLLRGEHAVRKQLSGKLYEQPLTVKKKFHLNIPFNFPSFVLNPWSIKIFNFLYYHKQLKKKSGQIIDIDSFFYPLDAVFHWNRIYGKKGFIQYQFVIPKENGKEGMRKILETIAQSGNGSFLVVLKLFGLNNPQAYNSFPFPGYTLALDFKLNKNLPQLVKRLDALVKQYDGRIYRTKDAMSDIVLTDYLQNTESSKFDSLQNQRIHFFKNK, from the coding sequence ATGATACATCCCACCAAAAAACCTGTAAGTAATTGGGGAAATTATCCCGAAATTATTGCCAAAGAATATACTCCACAAACCATAGAAGAAATACAAGAAGTACTCGCGCAAGAACCGACCATCATCGCTCGTGGAAATGGACGCTGTTACGGAGATGCTTCTTTGCAAGATACTTTGCTTTCGACCAAAAGATTAAATTATTTTATCGATTTTGATCGAGATAATGGCATTATCGAATGCGAATCGGGTGTACTCTTATCCGAAATAATCGAAGTGATTATCCCAGAAGGTTTTTTCATAGCCGTAACGCCGGGCACAAAGTTTATTACGGTAGGAGGAGCCATAGCTTCGGATGTTCATGGTAAAAATCATCATGTAGATGGATGCTTTTCAGAGCATGTTCTATATTTTGATTTGATGATCGAAAATGGTGAAGTACTTCGCTGTTCGAGAGAAGAAAATGCAGCTTATTTCTGGGCAACAATCGGTGGTATGGGCCTTACAGGAATTATTCTGTCTGCTCGGTTTCAACTCAAAAAAATAGAGACAGCCTATATACAACAAGAAGCGATTCAGGCTCAGAACCTAGACGAAATGTATCAACTGATAGACGAGTCAGAAAGCTGGACGTATACTGTTGCATGGATAGATTGTCTACAAAAAGGTAAAAATTTAGGCAAAGGATTGTTGCTTAGAGGAGAACATGCAGTGCGTAAACAATTATCAGGAAAACTGTATGAACAACCTTTAACCGTGAAAAAGAAATTTCATCTTAACATACCATTCAACTTCCCGTCGTTTGTCCTGAATCCATGGTCGATAAAAATTTTCAATTTTCTGTATTATCATAAACAACTCAAGAAAAAAAGTGGACAAATCATTGATATTGATTCGTTTTTTTATCCGTTGGATGCTGTTTTTCATTGGAATAGAATTTACGGGAAGAAAGGGTTTATACAATATCAATTTGTTATCCCAAAAGAAAATGGGAAAGAAGGTATGCGCAAAATTCTAGAAACGATAGCCCAAAGCGGGAATGGTTCTTTTTTAGTTGTACTGAAGCTTTTCGGACTCAATAATCCACAAGCTTATAACTCGTTTCCGTTTCCGGGATATACACTCGCATTGGATTTTAAGTTGAACAAAAATTTGCCACAATTGGTGAAACGATTAGATGCTTTGGTAAAACAGTATGACGGTAGAATTTACCGAACCAAAGACGCAATGTCTGATATTGTCCTGACAGATTATTTGCAAAATACGGAGTCGAGCAAATTCGATTCTCTTCAAAATCAACGAATTCATTTTTTTAAAAACAAATAA
- a CDS encoding glycosyltransferase family 2 protein — translation MEVLIKSFNRPHYLDRCLQSIEKYVSGYDSITVLDDGTPAKYLDRIRQKYPRIEIRLSKQYRQKSESIENHRFDTDKLNGFTIPTDLWVDAVQRTQSYVLVTEDDVWFTQKVDLSVLVTEMQKEKIGLVKLGWLGNERDDENLAISPLSENLDRTIPKKLFTAPEFLMDIYMFNRFKFFSLLFRLGLVDNDTKRKYWALNSILMGLYHKDYWLYIWKDSVNQLNEKIQLRNAAVYYHLHKKNKNLLCRTKTEVMQTTFRSTASGVYHDYGIDLDINRVNFILNEAWLNNELDAMENFPKDFSDHQIQQLLEKESHPDAQFAQWKKWTEHFKQQYRNLGANVNT, via the coding sequence ATGGAGGTCCTCATCAAATCTTTCAATCGGCCGCATTATCTCGATCGTTGTTTACAGTCGATAGAAAAATATGTTAGCGGCTACGATTCTATCACTGTTCTCGATGATGGGACGCCTGCGAAATATCTCGATCGAATCAGACAAAAGTATCCACGTATAGAAATTCGATTATCCAAACAATACAGACAGAAATCAGAATCCATCGAAAATCACCGCTTTGATACGGATAAACTCAACGGATTTACCATTCCGACCGATTTGTGGGTAGACGCTGTGCAGCGAACCCAATCGTATGTGTTGGTGACCGAAGACGATGTTTGGTTTACTCAGAAAGTAGATTTATCTGTTTTGGTCACCGAAATGCAAAAAGAAAAAATAGGCTTGGTGAAATTGGGTTGGCTTGGCAATGAAAGGGATGACGAAAATTTAGCCATTTCTCCTTTGTCTGAAAACTTAGACCGAACAATACCTAAAAAACTTTTTACAGCTCCCGAATTTTTGATGGACATTTATATGTTCAACCGTTTCAAGTTTTTCTCCCTTTTGTTTCGTTTGGGCTTGGTGGATAATGATACGAAACGAAAATATTGGGCATTGAATTCTATTTTGATGGGATTGTATCATAAAGATTATTGGTTGTATATTTGGAAAGATTCTGTGAATCAGTTGAATGAAAAAATACAGTTGCGCAATGCGGCCGTCTATTATCATCTGCACAAAAAAAATAAGAACCTTTTGTGTAGGACCAAAACAGAGGTAATGCAAACAACTTTTCGATCGACGGCTTCGGGAGTTTATCATGATTATGGAATTGATTTGGATATTAACCGAGTGAATTTTATTTTGAATGAAGCGTGGTTGAACAATGAGTTGGATGCAATGGAAAACTTCCCGAAAGACTTTTCAGATCATCAAATACAACAATTGTTAGAAAAAGAAAGTCACCCTGATGCTCAGTTTGCACAATGGAAAAAATGGACAGAACATTTCAAACAGCAATACCGAAATTTAGGAGCTAATGTAAACACTTAA
- a CDS encoding glycosyltransferase family 2 protein produces MKFSILIAHYQNWEYFQQCYQSLLDQTYKDFEIIIVDDCSQDDSYQKLQELAAQNPGIQLYQNQENKGVGFTKNRLLSLATGDIFGFVDPDDALEKTALEEMKNSYENNPSIVAVYSQMLLCDDDLQPLRLFERTSKIPANDQLFVNINTSIAHFFTLRKEAFQQIENIDITLKSAVDQDLYLKLYEVGPFYFLPKPLYLYRLHEKGVSQQKNKDSAKDDFKKVIRNTLERRGVEELDGKLLQDLSNDEVYQILSKRENSLFKKLQRKIGW; encoded by the coding sequence ATGAAATTTTCTATCCTTATAGCCCATTATCAGAATTGGGAGTATTTTCAACAATGTTATCAATCGCTTCTAGATCAGACGTATAAAGATTTTGAAATTATCATCGTCGATGATTGTTCGCAAGATGATTCGTATCAAAAGTTACAAGAGTTGGCTGCACAAAATCCGGGTATTCAATTGTATCAGAATCAAGAAAATAAAGGGGTCGGATTTACCAAAAATCGGTTGTTATCTTTGGCAACGGGAGATATTTTTGGGTTTGTAGATCCGGATGATGCATTGGAAAAAACAGCGTTAGAAGAAATGAAAAACAGTTACGAGAACAACCCCTCAATTGTTGCGGTTTATTCTCAGATGTTGTTGTGTGATGATGATTTACAGCCGCTTCGACTTTTCGAACGAACTTCTAAGATTCCCGCCAATGATCAATTGTTTGTGAATATCAACACTTCAATTGCACATTTCTTTACACTCAGAAAAGAAGCATTTCAGCAAATAGAGAATATTGATATTACTTTGAAATCTGCAGTAGACCAGGATTTGTATTTGAAGTTGTATGAAGTTGGTCCGTTCTATTTTTTACCAAAACCTTTGTACCTCTATCGATTGCATGAAAAAGGAGTTTCTCAGCAAAAGAATAAAGATTCGGCAAAAGATGATTTCAAGAAAGTGATAAGAAATACTTTAGAAAGAAGAGGAGTAGAAGAATTAGATGGGAAATTGTTGCAGGATTTGTCGAATGATGAGGTGTATCAAATCTTATCGAAAAGAGAAAATTCATTGTTCAAAAAACTTCAACGAAAAATAGGCTGGTAA
- a CDS encoding decaprenyl-phosphate phosphoribosyltransferase has protein sequence MSTNTQLSAILQLMRVHQWVKNLFVFLPIFFAAKILDVELLGKSIIGFIAFSLVASSVYILNDYMDIEADRLHPEKKKRPLASGALSKKAAIILLFFLLFSSVAMITVMGNWKVFFLLSVYFFMNIGYSMGWKHIPLLDVMIIAFGFLLRVLVGGYITDLPVSDWTVILTFSLALIMALGKRRGELMNTNLTGKTRKSLEGYSIEFLNVTLGMVCGITIVFYIMFVLSDEVQSRFHHYVFHTFIFVILGVLRYLQQTMVFNATESPTKMVYKDRFLQVILLLWGLAFTFLIYLK, from the coding sequence TTGTCAACCAATACTCAACTATCAGCTATTCTACAATTGATGCGTGTGCATCAATGGGTGAAGAATTTATTTGTATTCCTCCCTATATTCTTTGCTGCAAAAATACTCGATGTCGAACTCTTGGGTAAATCTATTATTGGGTTTATTGCTTTTAGTTTGGTGGCGAGTAGTGTGTATATTCTCAATGATTACATGGATATTGAAGCAGATCGCTTGCATCCCGAAAAGAAAAAACGCCCCTTGGCAAGCGGTGCTTTAAGCAAAAAAGCAGCTATCATTTTATTGTTTTTTTTGCTCTTCTCTTCAGTCGCAATGATAACGGTGATGGGCAATTGGAAGGTATTTTTTTTGTTGTCTGTTTATTTTTTTATGAATATCGGCTATTCGATGGGTTGGAAACATATACCACTGCTCGATGTAATGATAATTGCCTTTGGTTTTCTGCTGCGAGTTTTGGTAGGAGGCTATATAACCGATTTACCCGTATCTGATTGGACAGTGATTCTTACTTTTTCTCTTGCACTAATCATGGCATTGGGGAAAAGACGCGGCGAATTGATGAATACAAATCTCACCGGAAAAACCAGAAAATCATTAGAAGGATACAGTATAGAATTTCTCAATGTTACACTAGGGATGGTCTGCGGGATTACTATTGTTTTCTACATTATGTTTGTCTTGTCAGACGAAGTACAGAGCAGATTTCATCATTATGTTTTTCATACGTTTATCTTTGTCATTCTAGGAGTTTTGCGATATTTGCAACAAACAATGGTTTTCAATGCAACCGAATCGCCAACCAAAATGGTGTACAAAGACCGCTTCTTGCAAGTGATTCTTTTGCTTTGGGGGTTGGCCTTTACGTTTTTAATTTATCTGAAATAA